CAAATATCTACATACTCAGGTGTCATGACTTCTGTAATGGTCAGCAGATCATGTTTCTTGCCTGCTTCCGCCATCATGATCAATCCCTCTACGCCCGTTCCCTGGAAGCTGTAAGGACCCGTACGAGGCTTAAATGCTCCCCCACGTAACACTTGCCCACCAGCAGCTTTCACAAGCCCGGCAATCTCATCAATCTGTGCAGCGGATTCAACCGCACATGGTCCGCCCATGACAACAAGTTCTTTTCCGCCGATATCTACACCTTTGATGGAGATCACCGTATCTTCCGGATGGAAGTCGCGGCTTGCCAATTTGTAGGACTTCGAGATTTTCACGACATTCTCGACACCTTTCATTTGGCGAAGATGCTCTTGCATTTTAGGTTCAACTTTACCAATCAAACCAATGATAGTACGATCCTCTCCGCGAGAGATATGCACCTGAAGCCCTTCTTTTTCAATAACTGCAACGATATCCTGAATCTGTTCCTCCGGTGTAGCCTTGCCTGCAATAACGATCATATTAATTCCCATCCTTCCTTGTATGAGAGCACAATCATTTCTTAACGTGCGTCTGATTAAATATAAAAACTCTGTCGCGCTTAAACGCTTGTTCGCTTTTAAGCTTTTATCCGTTAAAGTGAATATACCATAGTTCTCTTATTGCGTCAAGGTACACATTCCTTATCCATATACAAAAAGAATCCTACTCCACAGGCTCCGACATTCGGATCTGCGTAACAGGATTCTTCTCATTCACATCTCGTTTTTAATTCACATACACTTAGACTTACTTTTACATTAGCTGCGCCTAAGGTGTACGTGTTTTTTCTCTAACTGGAGGCAACAGTTTGCTCATGTTCACGGTACGTTTGATCTCCCACGTCTCCGGCTTGTCATGTTCATACTGCTCCAGGTAAAGGATGACTTCCTTCGTAATCGGGGTTGGTGTTGATGCACCCGAAGTAACCGCCACCTTATTTACACCTTTCAGCCATTCTTGCTGAATCTCGGAAACATCGGATACACGGTAGGCCGTAACACCCGCAATCTCCTCCGACACTTGTGCCAGACGGTTAGAGTTATTGCTGCGAGGATCACCCACCACGATAACCAGGTCCGCTTGACCTGCCTGTTCAGCAACAGCTTCCTGACGAACCTGAGTTGCGAGGCAAATTTCATTATGAATCTCAGCTCCCGGAAACTTCTCTAGCAGACGGCTCATAATGTGTTTGATATCCCACTGGCTCATCGTTGTCTGATTCGTAATAAGGATTTTGCCTGGAGGTACGTTCAGTTCTTCGATCTCTTCTTCCTTCTCGATCAGATGAACGAGGTCTGGCGCAACGCCAACAGCACCTTCTGGTTCAGGATGATTCCTTTTACCAATATAGATAATCTGATAACCTTCTGCTGTCTTTTCGCGAATGAGATCATGTGTCTTGGTGACATCAGGGCATGTTGCATCCACTGTTGTCAATCCTTTGTCCCGTGCCAGCTTACGCACTTCAGGAGATACACCATGAGCTGTAAAAATAATCGTGCCACTCTCCACTTGGCTCAAAATATCCATCCGGTTCGGACCATCCAATGTAATAATACCTTCATCTTCAAAGGAATCCGTCACATGTTGGTTATGCACAATCATACCCAATATATAAATAGGTCGTGGTAAATCCAGATTGCGTGCCGCTTGACGCGCGAGCACCATCGCATCCACAACGCCGTAACAATATCCCCGCGGCGAAATTCGTAGTACTTCCACTTGGTTGCCACCCGCTTTCTTTCTCGGCAACGTTGCCGATGTAATTGCAGTCCTGTCTATTATACCTTTATTCGATAGGCGGAGCAAAGACAACCGGCAACCAGATAATAAAGGTGGTTCCTTCTCCACGTCTGGTCACAACCTCAACCGATCCATGGTGTTCCTCAATAATCCACTTCGCAATCGAAAGTCCCAGACCTATGCCCGGTGTAGCCCCACGGGATTCATCTGCCCGATAGAAACGATCAAAGATGAACGGCACTTCGTCCCGATCCATCCCAATACCGGTGTCGCTAATGCGTAGTCCCACCTGGCCCTTGTATAATACGGCATCCAGCGTCACAGAGCCTTCAGGTGTGTATTTAAACGCATTTTCGATGAAAATAAACAGCATCTGTTGCAGATAGTCCTTGCTACCATTCACATAAATGCCGTTCAGGATGGAAAAATCTCCTGGAAGCCAGTCTGCCTGACGATCCAGAAATTGTGCTCTGCGTGCTACTTCCTGTACGAGTATCTGCAGCGGGATCGGATTCAGTTCAATTTTCTGACCCGTATCCGCTCTCGCCAGCGATAACATGTCGCTGATCAGCCTGCTCATACGTTTTCCCTCGTCCGCCATATCTTCAATGGCTTCCAGCGACATTTGTTTGACAGTCTCCTCATCCAGATTCGGTCGGTCGCTTCCTTCCTGATCCCACAGCTTCTTCAGGAAGTCTACGTTCCCGCGAATGGTGGTCAGCGGCGTACGCAGTTCATGCGATGCATCGGATACAAAGCGGCGCTGGGCAGCATTCGTCTCCTCCAAACCACGGAATGACAATTCTGTACGTTCAAGCATATTATTCACCGTTTCAATCAGACGCCCGATCTCATCCTTAGGCCCAGCATATTGAATACGTACACTTAAGTCATCTCCAGATTGAATCTGATTGGCGGCATCAATGACAGTCACGAGCGGACGCATCGACTTGCGAGCCAAGACGAGACCTGAGGTAATAGCCAATGCCATCGCTACCAGCCAGCCAAAAACCAAAATATTAAGCAACGCTTCCAGCAAGCGCTCCTGTGAACTTACATTGGCACCAACCTGAAGAATCCCACGTACTTCATTGGTTCCCTGAAGAGAAAGGGGAAGCTGATTCACCAGAAACGGTGTACCATCCACATAGATCTTGGATATGCCTCGCTTTTCAAGAATTTCATTGGCTTTTAATACCGGAAACTGAATCTCCAGTTTTTTCATATTGCCGGAAATTATGCCTGAGCGACTCTGATAATCCCAGAGTTGAATGTAAATTTGTGCCTCCTGAAGCTGGCTCTCTGTAAATGGGTCCAGATCCAACGACTGCGAAAGAGGATTTACACCAATTTGATCCGTAATCCGGGCACTTTTCACCTTTAATTGCTGTTCGACTTCCTGATAGGAATTAAAATAAACAAAGGCATAGATGACAACGCCCCAAAAAATAAGCACGGCGGCCAGAATACCAGAATACCATGCGGTTAGTCTTAACCGAATGGACATGTCAGGAGTCACCTCTCAGAATATAACCGGCTCCCCGGATGGTCTGGATTAGACGTTTGCCACCGTATTCTTCAGTCTTCTGTCTGAGCATGGCAATGTACACTTCAAGCACGTTAGACTCACCGCTGTAATCATAACCCCAGATTTTATCCATAATCAGATCGCGGGACAGTACCCGTCTTGGATTTTGCATGAACAGATTCAACAGTTCGAATTCTTTGGCAGTCAGTTCCAGACGCTGCCCATCTCGCAATACTTCACGTGAGTCATTGTCCAAAATGATATCTTCATACATTAAGCGGTTGTCCGGCGTACCCCCACTATCAGACTTGCGGCGCAGCAATGCACGGACACGTGCCAATAATTCTTCCAGCGCAAAAGGTTTTACAAGGTAGTCATCGGCTCCTGTGTCCAGTCCGGTCACCCGGCTCTGTACTTCATCCTTAGCCGTCAGCATTAGCACAGGCACTTTGCTACCTGCTTCTCTCAATCTGCGACATACCTCAAATCCGTCAATCTGCGGCATCATCACATCCAGCACAACGATGTCCGGCTCCTTGTCCATCAGTTTGCTGAGGCCTTCGGCTCCATTGGAAGCCGTCTGTACCTCATATCCTTCAAAAGCCAGCCCCCGGCGGAGCATGGATACAATTTTTTCGTCATCATCCACAATCAAAATAGTTGAGCGCATGGTCTTTCTCCTTTATCCTAACGTTTTATCCCATTGTAACAGGCAGAAGCACAATCTGCATCTTCAAGTAGGCGGTCTCCAATCCTTGCTGGTCCATTGTAACATTGCTCCATCAGGGCAAAAAAACGGAAGGGCCTTCAAACCCTTCCGTTCTGTCAATCCTCACCTGATATTTATGGTTGCTGCTGTTGTGTATCTGTTGTTTGTGAAGTATCAAAATCATTTTTATTGCCGATTTTGATTTTCAGATCCATTTTCTTACCGTCACGCACCACGTTTAATGTAACTTCACTGCCGATCTTCTGTTTCTTGATGAAATCAATCAGGTCTTGACTTGTCGCATAAGGCGTACCGTTAGCACCTGTGATGATATCATATGCACGAAGATCTGCTTGGTAAGCCGGTGATTGGAAGATCGTGCTGGCTACAACTGAACCTTCGGTAACATTTGTTCCCATTTGTTTAGCAACTTCAGGCGTGAGAGCCATCAGAGATGCACCGATAAATGGTACTGGCTCTTTGGGAACTTCTTTGTTCTCTTTGAGATATTTAACGGCTTCAGAGATGACGCTCGACGGGATTGCAAAACCAATTCCCTGTGCATCTGCGCTTACTGCAACGTTCATTCCGATAACTTCCCCATTCAGGTTAAGCAACGGACCACCGGAGTTACCCGGATTAATCGAAGCATCGGTTTGCAACAAATGGCTGTACTCACGTGTTTTTCCTGTTTCTTCATCTGGAATGCTGATTGTACGTTCTTTGGCACTCAGTACACCTGCTGTAACGGTGTGTTCAAATCCTTCCGGGTTACCAATAGCTACAAGCCATTCACCGACTTGAGTACTGTTGGAATCACCCAGTGGAGCTACAGGGAACGCATCGTCACCACTGTTTTTCTCAATTTTCAATACAGCCAAATCCAGATCAAAGCTGCTTCCCAGCAGTTTAGCTTCATAAGGTTTACTGTTGTTCTCCAGGGTCACCTGGATTACATCTGCACCCTGAACAACGTGTTGGTTCGTCAGGATATATCCTTCTTTGTCAAAAATGAACCCGGAACCAATGCCCATAGGTACAAGCTGATTACTACTTTGTGGTTGCTGGCTTTGGCCTTGATTGCCTTCCGTTCCGCCCCCATTACCAAAGAAGTATTGGTACAACGGATCACTTGTATTTGATCCACCCTGACCCAATCCTGTACGTGAGGACTGCTTTGCGAGTGTTTCGATTTTAACGACAGCCGGACTTGTACTTGTTACTACGGAAGACACATCTTCTTTGCCTGTTGGCAGTAACGACGCTGTGACATTGTTGCCTCCGCCTGTGTTTGTAGACGCTTCCTGTCCTGAACTTTGATTGTCCGTGTTCGTAAGTGCCGTCTCCGGTGTGAACATGTTTGTTCTATCAGCGGTGTACATGAGAACAGTGATGACCAGCATACCGGCAATAAAGGAAAATAGAAGTGATCTTACGGAAGAACGTGGCTTGCGGTTATTATAGTTCCAGTTGCCTTTGCCGCCATTCCCTTGATCTCCACCGTTACCTGAGCCGTTTCCACCGCCCCCTGATGATCTTTTCGCTTGTTCAGATGATTCACTATTATAGTAAGTAGGTACGGGTCTCACCGGATCAGGTTTTGTAATCTCTACATTTCCTTCTTCACGCTGATTATTGCTTCCCATGTGATTTGCTGTATCTTCCTGATTCACGGACTGAAAAGGTCCATAAGAATAATAATAGGAGGATTCGTCCGTTCCGGAAGAATTGCGGTTCTCCGTTTGTTTGG
The nucleotide sequence above comes from Paenibacillus sp. W2I17. Encoded proteins:
- a CDS encoding 4-hydroxy-3-methylbut-2-enyl diphosphate reductase yields the protein MEVLRISPRGYCYGVVDAMVLARQAARNLDLPRPIYILGMIVHNQHVTDSFEDEGIITLDGPNRMDILSQVESGTIIFTAHGVSPEVRKLARDKGLTTVDATCPDVTKTHDLIREKTAEGYQIIYIGKRNHPEPEGAVGVAPDLVHLIEKEEEIEELNVPPGKILITNQTTMSQWDIKHIMSRLLEKFPGAEIHNEICLATQVRQEAVAEQAGQADLVIVVGDPRSNNSNRLAQVSEEIAGVTAYRVSDVSEIQQEWLKGVNKVAVTSGASTPTPITKEVILYLEQYEHDKPETWEIKRTVNMSKLLPPVREKTRTP
- a CDS encoding cell wall metabolism sensor histidine kinase WalK, with amino-acid sequence MSIRLRLTAWYSGILAAVLIFWGVVIYAFVYFNSYQEVEQQLKVKSARITDQIGVNPLSQSLDLDPFTESQLQEAQIYIQLWDYQSRSGIISGNMKKLEIQFPVLKANEILEKRGISKIYVDGTPFLVNQLPLSLQGTNEVRGILQVGANVSSQERLLEALLNILVFGWLVAMALAITSGLVLARKSMRPLVTVIDAANQIQSGDDLSVRIQYAGPKDEIGRLIETVNNMLERTELSFRGLEETNAAQRRFVSDASHELRTPLTTIRGNVDFLKKLWDQEGSDRPNLDEETVKQMSLEAIEDMADEGKRMSRLISDMLSLARADTGQKIELNPIPLQILVQEVARRAQFLDRQADWLPGDFSILNGIYVNGSKDYLQQMLFIFIENAFKYTPEGSVTLDAVLYKGQVGLRISDTGIGMDRDEVPFIFDRFYRADESRGATPGIGLGLSIAKWIIEEHHGSVEVVTRRGEGTTFIIWLPVVFAPPIE
- a CDS encoding response regulator transcription factor; this encodes MRSTILIVDDDEKIVSMLRRGLAFEGYEVQTASNGAEGLSKLMDKEPDIVVLDVMMPQIDGFEVCRRLREAGSKVPVLMLTAKDEVQSRVTGLDTGADDYLVKPFALEELLARVRALLRRKSDSGGTPDNRLMYEDIILDNDSREVLRDGQRLELTAKEFELLNLFMQNPRRVLSRDLIMDKIWGYDYSGESNVLEVYIAMLRQKTEEYGGKRLIQTIRGAGYILRGDS
- a CDS encoding S1C family serine protease, producing the protein MDERNYRSNRQDEENETKQTENRNSSGTDESSYYYSYGPFQSVNQEDTANHMGSNNQREEGNVEITKPDPVRPVPTYYNSESSEQAKRSSGGGGNGSGNGGDQGNGGKGNWNYNNRKPRSSVRSLLFSFIAGMLVITVLMYTADRTNMFTPETALTNTDNQSSGQEASTNTGGGNNVTASLLPTGKEDVSSVVTSTSPAVVKIETLAKQSSRTGLGQGGSNTSDPLYQYFFGNGGGTEGNQGQSQQPQSSNQLVPMGIGSGFIFDKEGYILTNQHVVQGADVIQVTLENNSKPYEAKLLGSSFDLDLAVLKIEKNSGDDAFPVAPLGDSNSTQVGEWLVAIGNPEGFEHTVTAGVLSAKERTISIPDEETGKTREYSHLLQTDASINPGNSGGPLLNLNGEVIGMNVAVSADAQGIGFAIPSSVISEAVKYLKENKEVPKEPVPFIGASLMALTPEVAKQMGTNVTEGSVVASTIFQSPAYQADLRAYDIITGANGTPYATSQDLIDFIKKQKIGSEVTLNVVRDGKKMDLKIKIGNKNDFDTSQTTDTQQQQP